In Mucilaginibacter celer, one DNA window encodes the following:
- a CDS encoding TPM domain-containing protein codes for MMKKILFFVLLLLAQYSFAQIPAPQKNIYVNDFAQVLSKNQALTLGKQLHALEKASKVQVAIVLVKTVPHKYTIDKFAVLIGRKWHVGTAGKGIVYVAAINQHKQHIELDSAVLQKLSVIEREGLLDGIKPYFRQKDYNGGLSNLVQRLNQYFVPPPAPVAEPVAQKTTTTQSTDIGPVGVLLILLGFIALAIFAIVAFVRMCIKHKGDGWGGYPAGTSFFDRRYYRRNRWREDNYYNNTTNNYYDNNDDDDRRRNNSGSSSSSSSSSGGSFSNGGGSTSDW; via the coding sequence ATGATGAAAAAAATACTGTTTTTTGTATTGCTGCTTTTAGCGCAATACAGTTTTGCCCAGATCCCCGCACCTCAAAAAAATATTTATGTAAATGATTTTGCGCAGGTGCTAAGCAAAAATCAGGCTTTAACATTAGGCAAACAACTCCATGCCCTCGAAAAAGCATCTAAAGTACAGGTAGCCATAGTGTTGGTAAAAACCGTGCCCCACAAATACACCATTGATAAATTTGCTGTATTGATAGGCCGTAAATGGCATGTGGGCACAGCAGGTAAGGGCATTGTATATGTTGCGGCCATAAATCAGCATAAACAACATATCGAGTTGGATAGCGCCGTGCTGCAAAAGCTTTCGGTTATTGAGCGTGAAGGCTTGCTTGATGGTATTAAACCCTATTTCAGACAAAAAGATTACAACGGAGGGCTTAGCAATCTGGTACAGCGGCTAAACCAATATTTTGTGCCACCTCCAGCCCCGGTAGCAGAACCGGTTGCCCAAAAAACAACCACTACACAATCCACAGACATAGGGCCGGTAGGGGTACTGTTGATATTGCTGGGATTTATTGCACTTGCGATTTTTGCAATTGTGGCCTTTGTGCGCATGTGTATAAAACACAAAGGAGATGGTTGGGGCGGCTATCCTGCCGGTACAAGCTTTTTCGACAGGCGCTACTATCGCCGCAACCGCTGGCGGGAAGATAATTATTACAATAACACCACTAACAATTATTATGATAATAATGACGATGATGATCGCAGGCGAAACAATTCAGGCTCATCATCATCATCTTCTTCTTCATCCGGCGGTAGTTTTTCAAACGGCGGCGGCTCAACCTCCGACTGGTAG
- a CDS encoding sugar phosphate isomerase/epimerase family protein, protein MKQHNLSRRRFIGNGALAAAGLLVFSKSSFAGNILIGADKPNSKINGVQIGVITYSFRSMPGTIDDLLKYCIDCNINAIELMGDAAEAYAGAPKREAGEDWATFGKKMADWRPTASMDKFKEIRKMYNDAGVNIYAWKPNALGPKNSDAEIDYAFNAGKALGVNHVTVELPDEAQTKRLGDIAAKHKMMVGYHAHTQATPTLWDTALSQSKYNGINLDIGHYVAGTSSSPAPFIEKYHDRITSMHIKDRKFHDGPNQAWGQGDTPIKEVLQLLKANKYKFPATIELEYKIPEGSDAVKEVKICRQFAADALA, encoded by the coding sequence ATGAAACAGCATAACTTATCAAGGCGCCGCTTTATAGGCAACGGTGCGCTTGCCGCAGCCGGGCTTTTAGTATTTTCAAAATCATCCTTCGCCGGCAATATTTTAATTGGTGCCGATAAGCCAAACTCAAAAATTAACGGCGTGCAGATCGGCGTGATTACCTATTCGTTCAGGAGCATGCCTGGTACTATTGATGATTTGTTGAAATACTGTATCGATTGCAATATCAACGCCATCGAACTGATGGGCGATGCCGCCGAAGCCTATGCCGGCGCACCTAAACGTGAGGCAGGTGAAGACTGGGCCACTTTTGGTAAAAAGATGGCCGACTGGCGCCCTACAGCTTCGATGGATAAGTTTAAAGAGATTCGCAAAATGTATAATGATGCCGGGGTAAATATTTACGCCTGGAAACCCAACGCTCTCGGCCCCAAAAACAGCGATGCCGAAATTGATTATGCCTTTAATGCCGGCAAGGCTTTAGGTGTTAACCATGTAACTGTGGAGCTGCCCGACGAAGCACAAACCAAACGTTTGGGCGATATAGCCGCCAAACATAAAATGATGGTGGGCTACCATGCCCATACCCAGGCTACGCCTACACTTTGGGATACGGCTCTTAGCCAATCCAAATACAACGGCATCAATCTTGATATCGGTCATTATGTAGCCGGAACCAGCAGCAGCCCCGCTCCGTTTATCGAAAAATATCACGACCGTATTACCAGCATGCACATTAAAGACCGTAAGTTTCACGACGGCCCTAATCAAGCCTGGGGGCAGGGCGATACCCCGATAAAGGAAGTGTTGCAACTGCTTAAAGCCAACAAATACAAATTCCCGGCTACTATTGAGCTGGAGTATAAAATCCCCGAAGGATCGGATGCGGTAAAAGAAGTGAAAATTTGCCGCCAGTTTGCGGCAGATGCCCTGGCATAG